One window of Solwaraspora sp. WMMA2056 genomic DNA carries:
- a CDS encoding antibiotic biosynthesis monooxygenase family protein produces MLVVNRFTVPQTDATSFVDRAQVALRALAACTGYQRGALTCALEDPQSWCLMTEWESVGAYRRALGSFTVKVDATPLLAESLDEPSAFEVLVDAAPGGEPVAYASDRAMEPGR; encoded by the coding sequence GTGCTGGTGGTCAACCGGTTCACCGTGCCGCAGACCGACGCGACGAGTTTCGTCGATCGCGCACAGGTGGCGCTGCGGGCGTTGGCGGCCTGCACCGGCTACCAGCGCGGCGCGTTGACCTGCGCGCTGGAGGATCCACAGAGCTGGTGCCTGATGACCGAGTGGGAGTCGGTCGGCGCCTACCGACGTGCCCTGGGCAGCTTCACGGTGAAGGTCGACGCCACGCCGTTGCTGGCCGAATCGCTCGACGAGCCGTCGGCGTTCGAGGTGCTGGTCGACGCGGCACCGGGCGGGGAACCCGTGGCGTACGCCAGCGATCGGGCCATGGAGCCCGGTCGGTGA